In the genome of Nitrospinota bacterium, the window AGCAATATGACGGACGCGGCGAAAAGCGGGATGTAACTGTGGCGTTTGCCGATTTCCTCTTCCATCTGTTCAGCGGCCATGCGGCGGCCTCACTGTCCCTCTTTTTTCTTTTTGGCCTTCACGGCCCCGGCCTTGGACGCGGCTTCCTTCTTTTTAAGTACGATTTGCTCCCAATATAAGATTATCGGGCTGGCCACGTATATGGACGAGTATGTCCCCACCACTATGCCGACCATTAGCGCGAAGGCGAAATCGTGGATCACCTCCCCGCCAAGGAAAAACAGCGCCACCACCACCAGCATCGTGAAACCCGATGTAAGGATCGTGCGGGAGAGCGTCTGGTTCACCGAAAGGTTCAAAAGGGCCTCAATAGGCATCCCCCGCTTCAGCCGGAGGTTCTCCCTTATGCGGTCGAAGACCACGATAGTGTCGTTGAGTGAATAACCGATGATCGTGAGCACCGCCGCGAGCACCGTGAGCGTGAATTCCTTGTCCAGCACCGAGAAGGCGCCCAATATCACAAGCGGATCGTGGATCGTGGCGAGCACCGCCCCCACCGCGAAACGGAACTCGAACCGGAACGCAAGGTATATCAATATCCCGATCATCGAATAGAAGACCGCCAGCAGCGCCTTCCACCGCAGATCGCTCCCCACCTTGGGCCCCACCATTTCCACCCGTTCCACGCTGAACTTGGCGCCGAACTTTTGCCGCAGCGCCGTTTCCACTTTCTGCGCCTGAGTCTCTCCGCTTTTCGCCTCGTCAATCACCGGCACCCGGATCATCATCTCCTGGGCCGATCCGTACTCCTGGATGGAAAAATCGCCCATCTTGAGCGATCCCACCACGTCCCGCACCTGGGAGATCGGCGTGGCGTCCCTGAACTTCACCTGCACTATCGTGCCCCCCTTGAAGTCCACGCCGTAGTTCGGCCCCCCGTGGGCGGCCAGCGAGATGATCGAAATGGCGACCATCAGAAAAGAGACGCCAAAGGCGATCTTGCGCTTGCTGAGAAAATCTATGTTTGTTTCTTTTTTGAGGAATTGCATGGATGCCGTCAGATGTTAAGGTTCGCGAGCCTGCGCGACCCGAGATAGATCATGAATAATGTCCTGGACACGAACACCGCCGTGAACATGCTGGCGATAAGCCCGATGCTCAAGGTTATGGCAAAGCCTTTTATGGGGCCGGTGCCGAACTGGAACAGGACTATCGCCCCCACGATGGTGGTGACGTGTGTGTCCAGAATGGTCAGAAAAGCGCGGGAGAACCCTATTTCCACCGCGGCCCGCACTGTCTTGCCCATGTTCAGCTCCTCCCTTATCCGCTCGAACACCAGCACGTTTGCGTCCACCGCTATGCCGATGGTGAGTATTATGCCGGCGATGCCGGGCAGGGTGAGAGTGGAGCCGAAGTAGGCCATGGCCCCCATCAGGATTATTATGTTGAACACCAGCGCCACGTCCGCGATCAGCCCGCCGATCCTGTAATACACCAGCATGAACACAACGACCAGCGCGCCACCAACAAGGGCCGAAAGGACCCCCTGACGGATGGAGTCCGCGCCAAGGGACGGCCCAACGGACCGCTCTTCCAGCTTTATCAGCGGAGCGGGAAGCGCCCCGGCCCGCAGCACTATCGCCAGGTCCTTCGCCTCTTCATAGCTGAAGCTCCCCTCGATCATCGCAGTGCCGCCGGTAATGGCCTCCCGGATCACAGGGGCGGAATAAACGTTGCCGTCCAGAACGATTGCCATGCGCTTGCCCACGCTGGCCGTGGTAAGGTCGCCGAACACGCGGGCGCCTTCCCTGTTAAAGTCTATGGAAACGTACGGCATGCTAAGGTCGCTCACCCGGACCTGCGCGTTGGACAACAGCGCCCCGGTCATCTCCACCTTCTTATATATAAGGAAAGGTATCTTGTCCGTGGGCTTTTTGGTGATCGGGTCCACCTTGCGCTCATAAAGCAGGTCCGAATCGGACGGCACCCCTTTTTGCTCGGCCTCTATCGGCGAAAACTGCTCGTTGACCATCCGGAACTCCAACCGGGCCGTCTTGCCGATAAGGTTTATGGCCCTTTCCCTGTCCTGCACGCCGGGGAGTTGGATAAGTATCCTGTTGTCCCCTTCCCTCTGTATGGTCGGCTCGGCCACGCCGAACTGGTCCACCCTGTTGCGAAGGGTCTCCAGCGCCTGCTCTATCGCGTTGTTAAAAACGCTTTTGCGCCATGTGGCGGTGTATGCGACGGTCAACCTGGACTTGTCCGCGGAACGCCCGATGATCTCAAAGTTGCCATAGGTGTCGGAAACCGCCTTCTCCACCTCCACCGATTGGGCGGCGTTGGCCAGCGAAATGGTCACTGTTTCATTTTCCCTGGCCACGGACGTGAGGACTACCCCCTTGGATTCCAGGAATTTGCGAAGCCCGTCCGCCTCGCCGTCAAGCGATGAAGCCACCGCCTTGTCCGCGTCCACCTCGAACACAAGGTGCATCCCACCCTGCAGGTCCAGCCCCAGGTTTATCTTCTTGTCCAGCGGCAGGGCGAAAAACATGGAGACGGCCACTACGGCGAAAGTGAGCAGAAGCCTCCACCCAATGGTCCTATTCATCGTCTTTCCCCGGAGCGGAGCCTTCCTTGAGCCGTTCGAGGATGGCGCTCTTCTGCATCTTCACCTTCACCCCTTCGGCGATCTCAACGGTGATTATTTCGTCCTTCACCTTGGCCACCACTCCGTAAATGCCGCTGTCGGTCAAAACGGAGTCCCCCTTTTTTATCGCTTCCTGGAGGGTCTTCACTTCCTTGTTGCGCTTTAACTGCGGCCGGATGAGCATGAAATAGAAAATGGCGAAAAGAGCGCCATAGAACAGCATCATTATGATTGCGTGCCCTTCCTGGGGCGCCCCTTCGGGCGCGGGAGCCATCGCCGTCACCGTCCGCGCTATATGATAATAAATCATGGATTTTCCAATCAGATAAAAGGGAAATATTAATTCAAACCTGCCCGGATTGCAAGCTTCGTTGCATCGCGGGGCCGCTGTTGATAGACTGGCCGCAATCTGGCTCTCGGTTTTAAGGGAAGTTGAAAATAAAGGGATTCATCGCTATCGTCCTCGCCTGCGCCGTGGCGGCCGCCTTGCCGGGCCACGCTTTGGCGGGCGCGTCCATTCCCGCCGGCATGGTCGAGCCGGGATGGGAGGACCACTTCCGCTCCGCCATATTCAAGATCGCGGAAACGGACTTTGAGGACGGGCTGAAAATGCTGGACGCCTACATCGCCAAATTCCCGCGCAAACCCGAAGGTTACTTTTTCTACGCCGCCGGGGTGCAGGAGAAAATACAAAAACTCAACAATCTGGCGGACCTTGAACGGTTCAAAAAATACGCAGGCGAATGCCGGAAAATCTGCAAGGACAACCTTGCCAAAAAACCGGGGGACACGGTCTCCCGGATGTACCTTGGCGCCGTGAACGGCTACGCAGGGCTGCTCGAAGCGCGCCAGCGCAACCTTTTCCGGGCGTTCATGGACGCTGTGGAGGCCAAGGGGGACCTGGAGCGGGCCATGGCCGAGCGGCCGGACCTGGCGGACGTGCAGTTCGGCCTTGGCATGGTCTATTATTTCGCCAGCCGCAAAGGCGCCGAAGAGGGGGGCGCCGTGGCGTGGGTGATAACAAAGTTTATAACCCAAGGCCGCGACATGCGCAAAGAGGCGCTGGAGATGATCCGCCGCCCCGTCGAGGCGGGGACCCTTTCGGAAGATTACGCCCGCGCGGCGCTGATGTGGATAAGCCTTTACGAGAAGAAATATGACAGGGCACGGGAACTGGCCGAATACATATCGAAAAAGTTCACCCGGGACGCGGGCTCGCGCTGGGTGAAAGGGAGGCTGGCCTATCTGAATGGCGACTACGCCGAGGCCCGCCGGATGTTTTCAGAGTCGCAGGAAATATTGCGCAAACGCGGCGTGGCCATGTCCCGGTACAAGGACCTGGAGATCGCGATCAAATTCACCGAGATGCGCCAGAGCATGGACCGGCGCCAATGGGACGGGGCGGAGGATATCCGGCGTGCGATAGACGACTGGCTTTCCGGCGAACCGAAAATCTCAATGGAATATCAGGACGAGAAGAATCTATTGGGCTACTGGCGCTCTGAGGCCGATAACGCGAGGAAAAGCATGACATTCGTGACGGGAGGAAAGTAAGGCTGATTATTTTTCAAGAAACTCAGACAATATTTTTAATAGCTGAACTTCCGATTTGTAGTTTGGTTTCAAGCGTTGCGCCCAATGCCTGCCCGGGTGCAAAACATCCCATGGAGATTTTTGCTGGTTGTATCTTCCCTTGCCCGGGTCATGATTTCCAAATCCATCGATAATTTTATTCCAAACCGGCGAGTAGTGCTCTATAAGGAGGGACTCACCTAAAGGAATCCAAATATCGTCAACGACCAAATAGCGGCAAAGAAAATCTTCGATTCGCAAGTTTGACGCGCTTTTAATTGATTCGGCGTGCTCGCACAATCGTTTATAAAGAACCGCTCCGGCGGGTTGGTCAAAGCCGATACCGCCTTTTCTAGCTCCCGCGGGGACAGCCTTGCCAATGTAAATTGGACACTCGTATTTATCTTTACGGTTTTTCCCGGAAATCTGTTTATAAGCGGGATAATCGCCGATGTAATAAATAACGTAAATGCCGGCTCCGTCAAACGATTCAACAGGAGGAAGAGGTTCCACATCGCGCAACAAAAGCGCCTCGGCCACGCTGTTCCCCAGGTTCCGCTTGTCAAGTGGATTGAATGGCTGGCCGATAACCAAGGTTTATCTCCGGCTTTTCCGTAATTTACCGGCTATGGCGACGGCGATTTTTTCCGCCATCATGACAGGGACCGCGTTGCCCAACTGCCGCATTGATTCAGACCACGATCCGCTAATTACATAGTCATCAGGAAATGTTTGCAAACGAGCGGCTTCACGGATGGTAAAATACCTGACGCCTCCGTCCGGGTACAACAGCATGTTTTCGCCTCCGGGAACGCCGTGACCTCCGGCTTTGAGCGTTTTGGCCGGTTCATCCAAAGGACTGCCGGTGTGGCCAGGGTAAATCCTGGCACCAGCGTTGAATCCGTGATTTGCGATTCGCGCCGGATTGTTTCCAAAGCGAGGATCCGGCAGATCGGAAATCGCGTCGCGGACGGTTCTCCAAGCGTTCCATTGAGGCTTGGTCCAACCGAAATCAGCATATTTCGCGCTGTCCAACTCGCGCCGACCCCACCTTGGCTTTTTGGAAGCGGATATCTTGTGCCTATCCCAATATTCTCCTGTTTTATGCTGCTCCCACAACAATGATTCCCTTGAATGCGTCGGGTGCGGGAACGACCATTCAATGCCGGTATCGGCCCGGAAGCCAACAATAAAAACCCGTTCCCTTCTTTGGGGCACGCCATAATCGGCCGCGTTGAGAAGCCGGAAAACGATGTTATATGAAAGACCGCCGCTCGAACCTTTTGTGCGGGTACGCTCCAGCCTCGCCAAATGCTCCTGCCATGACTCCTTTTGCGCCCGCATAATATCGGGGTAAGAAAGCTGAAGAATAATGTATTCAAAATACGTGGCGAAAGATTTCCTCAACAGTCCTTTCACGTTTTCAACAAGTATGGCGCGCGGGCGCAGTTCACGAACCGCCCTTATGAATTGAGGGAACATATCGCGTCCGTCCATGTTCCCCTTGTGCTTTCCGCCAAGGGAAAAAGGCTGGCATGGCGGGCCTCCGGCCAATAAGGCCACATCATTTTTTATAGCGTTATAATTAAAAAGCGAAACGTCACCCCGGTGAAGAGGCCATCCGCTCACATGAGGCGAGCCAAGCGATTGATTGGCGCTTATTGTTCCGCAAGCGTGCTCGTCGCGCTCGATTATGGCCGAGTGTTTGAATCCGGCTTGGGCGATACCCATCGCCAATCCCCCTGCGCCGGAGAACAATTCAACTGAATTCACCGTTTAGCGTCCAAGAAAATCACGTATCTTTGATTCAAGTTTCGCCGCATCGGCTGTTTGACATTCCCAGATTATAAGGTATTTCCATCCCATTTTACTTAATTTGCGATAGTTTGATGAATCCCTTTTTCTGTTTCCCTCAAGCTTTTTCCGCCAAAACACCCTGTTGGATTTCGGCGGTCTGACATCCGGGCAACCTTTGTGAAAATGCCAAAAACATCCGTTCACGAAAACAACTTTCTCCCTTGGCCTGAAAACCAAATCGGGTCTGCCGGGTAAATCTTTGGCGTGCAGGCGGTAACGATACCCCATTCTAAAAATGATTTTTCTAACTATTAGCTCGGGTCTTGTGTTGATGGAACGTACTTTCCCCATTAGTTCGCTCCGTTGAGCGGGCGTTATAATGTCCATTTTCCGTCACCCCCTCCTCTTCGGATCCATCAAATCTCTCAACCCATCTCCCAGAAAGTTTATCCCCATCACCGTGAGCATCACCGCCAACCCCGGAAAAATCGTCAGGTGCGGGGCCACCAGCAAAAACTGACGCCCTTCCGCCAGCATGGAGCCCCAACTGGGGGTCGGCGGCTGGACGCCTAAACCGAGAAAGCTTAAGCCCGCTTCCGCCAATATGGCCGAGGCCACGCCGAACGTCGCTTCCACGATCACCGGCGGCGCCGCGTTGGGTATTATGTGTCGCAGGATCACCCTTGGCGCGCCGGCCCCCAGCGCCCGCGCCGCCTGAACGTACTCCCTCTCCCGCAGCGTCAGCGTCTGCCCGCGCACAAGCCGGGCATAGCTCGTCCACCCCATCATGCACAAAGCAATGATAACGTTGGAAAGGCTCGGTCCCAAAATCGCCATCACCGCGATGGCAAGCAGTATGCCGGGGAACGCCAAGAAAACGTCGCACACGCGCATCACAAACTCGTCCACCTTCCCCCCGGCGTATCCCGCCGCCGCGCCGATGGCCGAGCCTATCACCACCGACACCGTGACTGTGGTGAATCCCACTAGCAGGGAGATACGGGCGCCGAAAATTATCCTGCTCAATATGTCCCTCCCCAGCCTGTCCTGGCCAAGAAGATGTTCCGCCCCCGGAGACCCCAGTCCATTGTAAAGGTCCTGATCGAACGGGGACGCTGGCGACACGAGCGGCGCCGTCAGCGCCACGAATGCGAATAACAGCGTCAACGCCAGGCCGAATTTCAGGTTGCCGGGAAGGTTGTTCATTTAAGCCTCACCCGGGGGTCTATCACAGCGTAAATCAGGTCCACGGCCAGGTTCACCGTGACGTATGACATGGCGATGGTCAGCACACACCCCTGCACCAATGGATAGTCCCGCGCGTTGATCGCCTGCACTGTGAGCCTTCCAAGCCCCGGCC includes:
- the yajC gene encoding preprotein translocase subunit YajC; its protein translation is MIYYHIARTVTAMAPAPEGAPQEGHAIIMMLFYGALFAIFYFMLIRPQLKRNKEVKTLQEAIKKGDSVLTDSGIYGVVAKVKDEIITVEIAEGVKVKMQKSAILERLKEGSAPGKDDE
- the secD gene encoding protein translocase subunit SecD — translated: MNRTIGWRLLLTFAVVAVSMFFALPLDKKINLGLDLQGGMHLVFEVDADKAVASSLDGEADGLRKFLESKGVVLTSVARENETVTISLANAAQSVEVEKAVSDTYGNFEIIGRSADKSRLTVAYTATWRKSVFNNAIEQALETLRNRVDQFGVAEPTIQREGDNRILIQLPGVQDRERAINLIGKTARLEFRMVNEQFSPIEAEQKGVPSDSDLLYERKVDPITKKPTDKIPFLIYKKVEMTGALLSNAQVRVSDLSMPYVSIDFNREGARVFGDLTTASVGKRMAIVLDGNVYSAPVIREAITGGTAMIEGSFSYEEAKDLAIVLRAGALPAPLIKLEERSVGPSLGADSIRQGVLSALVGGALVVVFMLVYYRIGGLIADVALVFNIIILMGAMAYFGSTLTLPGIAGIILTIGIAVDANVLVFERIREELNMGKTVRAAVEIGFSRAFLTILDTHVTTIVGAIVLFQFGTGPIKGFAITLSIGLIASMFTAVFVSRTLFMIYLGSRRLANLNI
- a CDS encoding tetratricopeptide repeat protein, which encodes MKIKGFIAIVLACAVAAALPGHALAGASIPAGMVEPGWEDHFRSAIFKIAETDFEDGLKMLDAYIAKFPRKPEGYFFYAAGVQEKIQKLNNLADLERFKKYAGECRKICKDNLAKKPGDTVSRMYLGAVNGYAGLLEARQRNLFRAFMDAVEAKGDLERAMAERPDLADVQFGLGMVYYFASRKGAEEGGAVAWVITKFITQGRDMRKEALEMIRRPVEAGTLSEDYARAALMWISLYEKKYDRARELAEYISKKFTRDAGSRWVKGRLAYLNGDYAEARRMFSESQEILRKRGVAMSRYKDLEIAIKFTEMRQSMDRRQWDGAEDIRRAIDDWLSGEPKISMEYQDEKNLLGYWRSEADNARKSMTFVTGGK
- the secF gene encoding protein translocase subunit SecF; its protein translation is MQFLKKETNIDFLSKRKIAFGVSFLMVAISIISLAAHGGPNYGVDFKGGTIVQVKFRDATPISQVRDVVGSLKMGDFSIQEYGSAQEMMIRVPVIDEAKSGETQAQKVETALRQKFGAKFSVERVEMVGPKVGSDLRWKALLAVFYSMIGILIYLAFRFEFRFAVGAVLATIHDPLVILGAFSVLDKEFTLTVLAAVLTIIGYSLNDTIVVFDRIRENLRLKRGMPIEALLNLSVNQTLSRTILTSGFTMLVVVALFFLGGEVIHDFAFALMVGIVVGTYSSIYVASPIILYWEQIVLKKKEAASKAGAVKAKKKKEGQ
- the vsr gene encoding DNA mismatch endonuclease Vsr, encoding MDIITPAQRSELMGKVRSINTRPELIVRKIIFRMGYRYRLHAKDLPGRPDLVFRPREKVVFVNGCFWHFHKGCPDVRPPKSNRVFWRKKLEGNRKRDSSNYRKLSKMGWKYLIIWECQTADAAKLESKIRDFLGR
- a CDS encoding DNA cytosine methyltransferase; the protein is MNSVELFSGAGGLAMGIAQAGFKHSAIIERDEHACGTISANQSLGSPHVSGWPLHRGDVSLFNYNAIKNDVALLAGGPPCQPFSLGGKHKGNMDGRDMFPQFIRAVRELRPRAILVENVKGLLRKSFATYFEYIILQLSYPDIMRAQKESWQEHLARLERTRTKGSSGGLSYNIVFRLLNAADYGVPQRRERVFIVGFRADTGIEWSFPHPTHSRESLLWEQHKTGEYWDRHKISASKKPRWGRRELDSAKYADFGWTKPQWNAWRTVRDAISDLPDPRFGNNPARIANHGFNAGARIYPGHTGSPLDEPAKTLKAGGHGVPGGENMLLYPDGGVRYFTIREAARLQTFPDDYVISGSWSESMRQLGNAVPVMMAEKIAVAIAGKLRKSRR
- a CDS encoding ABC transporter permease produces the protein MNNLPGNLKFGLALTLLFAFVALTAPLVSPASPFDQDLYNGLGSPGAEHLLGQDRLGRDILSRIIFGARISLLVGFTTVTVSVVIGSAIGAAAGYAGGKVDEFVMRVCDVFLAFPGILLAIAVMAILGPSLSNVIIALCMMGWTSYARLVRGQTLTLREREYVQAARALGAGAPRVILRHIIPNAAPPVIVEATFGVASAILAEAGLSFLGLGVQPPTPSWGSMLAEGRQFLLVAPHLTIFPGLAVMLTVMGINFLGDGLRDLMDPKRRG
- a CDS encoding Eco29kI family restriction endonuclease, which codes for MVIGQPFNPLDKRNLGNSVAEALLLRDVEPLPPVESFDGAGIYVIYYIGDYPAYKQISGKNRKDKYECPIYIGKAVPAGARKGGIGFDQPAGAVLYKRLCEHAESIKSASNLRIEDFLCRYLVVDDIWIPLGESLLIEHYSPVWNKIIDGFGNHDPGKGRYNQQKSPWDVLHPGRHWAQRLKPNYKSEVQLLKILSEFLEK